The proteins below are encoded in one region of Myxococcales bacterium:
- a CDS encoding phosphotransferase — translation MSGALSSEMLSTSLLDLGWTGVAVKQIVALKGDASSRRYYRVSLEGGAEAVPASIIVMQLPAMDVKAEEVSSGPVPSELPFIDVTRLMQKRGLPVPQLVHINKAEGLLLLEDLGDTTLEAQLSKSPRDQWATIYKEVITLLLRMHDKLREADSGSIAYQRSFSPELLHWELEHFREWGLEALHGPLPPPAKETFDAISRQIVDRISQIPQGFCHRDYQSRNLMHCPDREPEPWVILDFQDALLGPRVYDLVALLADSYIPLTMDEQLSLLKEATGQLGLDAIAAKCYEEDFWWMCVQRKLKDAGRFIFIDRVKKNPTFLPYYEPSLTKVKAALTQIPELAKLEQFLQKYLPNYPR, via the coding sequence ATGAGCGGCGCACTTAGCAGCGAGATGCTTTCGACAAGCTTACTCGATTTGGGTTGGACAGGGGTAGCTGTCAAGCAGATCGTTGCCCTAAAAGGAGACGCTTCAAGCCGGCGATACTACCGCGTGAGCCTTGAAGGTGGCGCCGAGGCAGTGCCTGCGAGCATCATTGTCATGCAACTGCCAGCAATGGATGTTAAAGCTGAAGAAGTCAGCAGCGGCCCTGTGCCAAGTGAGTTGCCGTTCATTGATGTAACCCGCTTGATGCAAAAACGCGGACTGCCCGTGCCCCAATTGGTTCATATCAACAAGGCAGAAGGGCTTCTTCTGCTTGAAGACTTGGGTGATACAACCCTCGAAGCCCAGCTCTCAAAAAGCCCACGCGATCAATGGGCGACGATCTATAAAGAAGTGATCACGCTGCTTCTTCGTATGCATGACAAACTGCGCGAAGCAGACTCCGGTTCAATTGCCTACCAACGCAGCTTTAGTCCAGAGCTTTTGCACTGGGAGCTAGAGCACTTTCGCGAATGGGGCCTTGAAGCTCTGCATGGACCTCTACCACCCCCGGCGAAAGAGACATTCGATGCTATTTCTCGCCAGATAGTCGATAGAATAAGCCAGATTCCTCAAGGCTTTTGCCACCGAGACTACCAGTCGCGAAACCTGATGCACTGCCCAGACCGGGAGCCAGAACCTTGGGTTATCCTCGATTTTCAAGACGCTCTTTTAGGACCGCGAGTCTATGACCTTGTCGCGCTGCTTGCCGATTCCTATATCCCTTTGACCATGGACGAGCAGCTTTCGCTATTAAAGGAGGCCACCGGACAGCTTGGACTCGATGCAATTGCGGCAAAGTGCTATGAGGAAGACTTTTGGTGGATGTGCGTTCAGCGCAAACTCAAGGACGCTGGACGCTTTATTTTCATCGATCGGGTCAAAAAAAACCCAACATTTCTGCCCTATTACGAACCAAGCCTCACAAAAGTCAAAGCGGCCCTCACCCAAATTCCCGAACTAGCCAAACTCGAGCAGTTTCTGCAGAAATACCTGCCCAACTACCCCAGGTAA
- the nhaA gene encoding Na+/H+ antiporter NhaA, translated as MVVQEGERPTLPPPRPLDKVLLPLQSLFQHNLAGALLLLAAAVIAVLLANSPLAPAFEHLLHTSIAIRFGDALLEKSLQHWINDGLMGIFFFFVGLEIKREVRVGELSTLKQAALPAVGALGGMVFPALIYAAINFGSKSMGGWGIPMATDIAFALGVVALLGDHVPKSLKVFLTALAIVDDIGAVLVIAVFYTDNVALLSLFLGGVILVISLIANRLQLRSTMFYLVLGLMSWLAFVQSGVHATVAAILMAFTIPAQTRLNGTEFLRNIRGHLAELVEHGKPKDRDLNTAKQHQVFIEMKRTVDFAISPLQRLETVLAVPVTFIVLPIFALANAGVPLHLSLGDAFSSKITLGVFFGLVLGKPLGVFVSAWIAIRLGVAELPKGVTLVHLLGAGLLAGVGFTMALFISALAFTPAALLAEAKLGVMTASVFAGLTGYAWLRFLPSTSDPGSRSLRNNVKNLR; from the coding sequence ATGGTTGTGCAGGAAGGCGAGCGCCCAACGCTTCCGCCTCCGAGACCACTGGACAAAGTCTTGTTGCCACTGCAGTCCTTGTTCCAGCATAATCTTGCAGGCGCGTTATTGCTGCTTGCAGCAGCGGTTATCGCGGTGCTGCTCGCAAATAGCCCACTTGCACCGGCTTTTGAGCATCTCTTGCATACCTCTATTGCGATCCGTTTCGGAGACGCTTTGCTCGAGAAGTCGCTGCAGCATTGGATCAACGACGGCTTGATGGGCATCTTCTTCTTTTTTGTCGGCTTGGAAATTAAGCGCGAGGTTCGCGTAGGTGAGCTATCGACACTCAAACAAGCTGCGCTTCCTGCAGTGGGTGCCCTTGGTGGTATGGTGTTTCCGGCCCTGATTTACGCGGCGATTAACTTCGGCTCCAAAAGCATGGGAGGCTGGGGCATACCGATGGCCACCGACATCGCTTTTGCGCTTGGCGTGGTGGCTTTGCTCGGCGATCACGTACCGAAATCTCTGAAAGTATTTCTGACAGCACTAGCGATCGTCGATGACATCGGTGCGGTGCTGGTGATTGCGGTTTTTTACACCGACAACGTGGCTTTGTTGAGTCTGTTTCTTGGCGGCGTGATCCTCGTGATTTCCCTAATTGCAAACCGACTTCAGCTTCGCTCGACGATGTTTTATCTTGTTCTAGGCCTCATGAGCTGGCTAGCTTTTGTGCAGTCGGGTGTGCATGCCACGGTGGCAGCAATTCTGATGGCGTTTACAATACCGGCTCAGACGCGACTCAATGGAACTGAATTTCTAAGGAATATTCGCGGGCATCTGGCGGAGCTTGTTGAACATGGCAAGCCAAAAGATCGTGATCTCAACACCGCAAAGCAACATCAGGTTTTTATCGAAATGAAACGTACCGTCGATTTCGCTATTTCGCCTTTGCAGCGACTAGAAACGGTGCTTGCAGTACCCGTCACCTTTATTGTTCTTCCGATCTTCGCGCTGGCCAATGCTGGCGTTCCTTTGCATTTAAGTCTTGGAGATGCTTTTAGCAGCAAGATCACCTTAGGCGTCTTTTTCGGCCTTGTGTTAGGCAAACCATTGGGTGTGTTTGTCAGCGCATGGATAGCGATACGCTTGGGTGTGGCAGAACTTCCAAAGGGCGTAACACTAGTCCACCTTTTGGGCGCAGGTTTGCTCGCAGGAGTAGGCTTCACCATGGCTTTGTTTATTTCCGCCTTGGCCTTCACCCCGGCAGCGTTGTTAGCGGAAGCCAAACTCGGTGTCATGACAGCGTCGGTATTTGCAGGTTTAACCGGCTACGCATGGCTCAGATTTCTTCCTTCGACAAGCGATCCAGGATCCCGGTCTTTAAGAAATAATGTCAAAAACTTAAGATAG
- a CDS encoding ribbon-helix-helix protein, CopG family yields the protein MKKVRAIVSLEEEDKAWLDRESARRGVSMAELIRIALRTLRRKPTLDKPSFEKQLMSTKGLWTKGDGLAYQQSIRDEW from the coding sequence ATGAAGAAGGTTCGGGCTATTGTTTCATTGGAAGAAGAGGATAAGGCTTGGCTTGATAGGGAATCGGCACGCCGGGGGGTATCGATGGCTGAACTTATCCGCATTGCGCTTCGCACACTTCGCCGCAAGCCGACTTTGGATAAACCCTCGTTTGAAAAACAACTGATGAGCACCAAAGGTTTGTGGACCAAGGGAGACGGTCTGGCCTATCAACAGAGCATTCGTGATGAATGGTGA
- a CDS encoding NAD(P)/FAD-dependent oxidoreductase: MPAKSVDVVVVGAGPAGFSAAIVCSRQGLRTMLCDRTSPPIDKACGEGIMPTGVSHLRALGVELEAYEHHRFSGVRYLSAKGAVATGDFLSGYGIGMQRKDLSAALHAAAAHHKTLEMRFGQPVRLIQRQPQGIELEVGQSRLTARLVIGADGLHSKVRRWAGLTRPSKGLARFGMRQHFELCPWSNYVEVFWSKGAEAYVTPLGPRLIGVALLWDADFFKREFHQSSPRRSSPRPSIDLDFPALAEKLKGHAPIGPALAAGPMKQDVSSVIDDGLVLIGDAAGYLDALTGEGISLATAEALSLETHVVPLLRSGQGPLCANQLRAYAEASTTIRRPYYVLANSALLMARYPAVARSAHALLFHAPALFSRILQYQPKLPKTKAS, from the coding sequence ATGCCCGCAAAGAGCGTGGACGTAGTGGTGGTTGGCGCGGGACCCGCAGGCTTTTCTGCCGCAATTGTTTGCTCACGTCAGGGCTTGCGTACGATGCTGTGTGACCGCACCTCGCCGCCAATCGACAAAGCGTGCGGCGAAGGCATCATGCCCACCGGGGTCTCGCACCTTCGTGCGTTGGGTGTCGAACTTGAAGCATACGAGCATCATCGTTTTTCAGGTGTTCGCTATCTATCCGCTAAAGGCGCAGTGGCCACCGGAGACTTTCTATCGGGCTACGGCATCGGCATGCAGCGTAAAGATCTTTCCGCAGCGCTGCACGCGGCAGCCGCGCACCATAAAACGCTTGAGATGCGTTTCGGGCAGCCTGTGCGCCTTATTCAGCGACAACCTCAGGGCATTGAACTTGAAGTGGGACAGTCGCGGCTAACTGCTCGGCTCGTGATAGGCGCCGATGGCTTGCATTCCAAAGTACGGCGCTGGGCGGGGCTCACGCGTCCAAGCAAAGGGCTTGCACGTTTTGGCATGCGTCAGCACTTTGAGCTCTGCCCTTGGAGCAACTACGTTGAAGTGTTTTGGTCCAAAGGCGCCGAAGCCTACGTGACCCCATTGGGACCAAGGCTCATTGGCGTTGCATTGCTATGGGATGCAGACTTTTTTAAACGCGAGTTTCATCAAAGCTCGCCCCGCCGCAGTAGTCCACGACCGTCCATTGATCTCGACTTCCCTGCATTGGCGGAAAAACTTAAGGGTCATGCGCCGATCGGCCCAGCTCTTGCTGCTGGCCCGATGAAACAAGACGTCAGCAGCGTAATCGACGATGGCCTGGTCCTAATAGGTGATGCCGCGGGATATTTAGATGCACTCACCGGAGAAGGCATCAGCCTTGCGACCGCAGAAGCCTTGAGCCTTGAAACGCATGTCGTGCCCTTGCTTCGAAGCGGCCAAGGCCCGCTTTGCGCGAACCAACTTCGCGCCTATGCCGAAGCCTCAACCACCATTCGCCGACCCTATTACGTCCTTGCAAACTCTGCTTTGCTCATGGCGCGCTATCCCGCCGTGGCTCGCTCGGCGCACGCACTGCTTTTCCATGCGCCCGCGCTATTTAGCCGCATTCTGCAATACCAACCCAAGCTTCCAAAAACAAAAGCGAGTTGA
- a CDS encoding PIN domain-containing protein, whose amino-acid sequence MNGEGVLLDSVILIDHFNGIDPATQFIIQNADRMAISATTRAEVLSGFTEPALSKAKSLLNEIALIPIDTAIADLGATLRRIYKWKLPDALQAAVATHYGLALATRNTKDFSPDEHAFVHVPYSL is encoded by the coding sequence ATGAATGGTGAGGGAGTCCTGCTTGATTCTGTGATTTTAATTGATCACTTCAACGGTATTGATCCCGCAACTCAATTTATCATACAGAACGCCGATCGGATGGCCATATCAGCCACTACCCGCGCTGAAGTGCTCTCTGGTTTTACTGAGCCAGCACTGTCAAAAGCAAAATCCCTATTGAATGAGATTGCTTTGATTCCGATTGATACTGCCATTGCTGATTTGGGAGCTACCTTAAGACGCATCTATAAATGGAAACTGCCCGACGCTCTGCAAGCTGCGGTGGCCACTCACTATGGCCTTGCACTAGCAACGCGAAACACAAAAGATTTTTCTCCCGATGAGCATGCGTTTGTTCATGTGCCGTATTCTCTTTAG
- a CDS encoding methyltransferase domain-containing protein, which produces MLQHIRPFCFWAQHLDAINQERLPDFLHANRSTVEGIVQTCQRQRKHWDRDAQELLRNESELLLQSFRNTQPTSGRESVERRLDAIIQTQATEIMELPGLALSFKVFLVNQLERVNRQTGAYVAWARKIDALLCSTPEAQVYELASGGGGFCRHLLKSHDKAHALRVTGSDYDQDFVDLAQAKCRANDSQLRFENRDATQLWDIHDVDLFVCAQAAHHMNAGDIVAMIHTALRAKQGILIIDLLRSLTGALEAACAVALLSPLTPVFWDGFQSVRRGFLPSELTLLATLAGAQNIVTEPLGPVHFSLHAKGQAEAAF; this is translated from the coding sequence ATGCTTCAGCACATAAGGCCTTTTTGTTTTTGGGCTCAACACCTCGATGCTATTAACCAAGAGCGTCTCCCCGACTTTCTACATGCAAACCGAAGCACGGTTGAAGGAATTGTGCAAACATGCCAACGACAAAGAAAGCATTGGGATCGCGACGCTCAGGAATTGCTTCGCAACGAATCTGAGCTATTATTGCAATCGTTTCGGAACACGCAACCAACTTCCGGGCGCGAAAGCGTTGAGCGCAGGCTTGATGCAATCATACAAACACAAGCCACTGAAATCATGGAGTTGCCTGGGCTTGCTCTGAGTTTCAAGGTTTTTTTAGTCAACCAACTGGAAAGAGTGAACCGTCAGACAGGCGCATACGTTGCGTGGGCCCGCAAAATTGACGCGCTGCTTTGCTCAACGCCCGAAGCTCAGGTCTACGAGTTGGCTTCGGGTGGTGGTGGTTTTTGCCGGCATTTGCTCAAAAGTCACGATAAAGCGCACGCGCTTCGCGTCACCGGCTCGGACTACGATCAAGACTTTGTCGATCTCGCGCAAGCAAAGTGTAGGGCGAACGATTCACAGTTGCGTTTTGAGAACAGGGATGCCACGCAATTGTGGGATATTCATGATGTTGACCTTTTTGTGTGCGCGCAGGCTGCGCACCACATGAATGCTGGTGATATTGTTGCCATGATCCATACAGCTCTTCGAGCAAAACAAGGTATACTAATTATTGATTTGCTGCGAAGTCTCACTGGCGCGCTCGAAGCGGCTTGCGCCGTGGCCTTGTTGAGCCCACTCACACCGGTGTTTTGGGATGGCTTTCAGTCCGTGCGACGCGGCTTTTTGCCTTCGGAGCTGACGCTGCTTGCTACCTTGGCTGGTGCGCAAAATATTGTGACGGAACCCCTAGGGCCCGTGCATTTTTCTTTACACGCCAAGGGGCAAGCTGAGGCAGCTTTTTGA
- a CDS encoding O-methyltransferase, which translates to MTDHSNRPQDNPQNQTDPNHLLISKPVNAYLESLFSEQKFRSGSIAAALEEMERLASEKGFPIIGPLVGPSLRSLALMIGANRIFEFGSGFGYSALWFASALEHEGQVICTEGDADNVRMAETFLKKAELWQRIEYHQAWAQDVFKEQQGEFDIIYNDADKGDYPEIWELAQHKLRKGGLYIADNCLWAGRVALDQVSSDPVPGWTDAIKAHNQAVVSHPNFDTFMNPARDGVLVARRR; encoded by the coding sequence ATGACTGATCATTCAAACCGTCCGCAAGATAATCCTCAAAACCAAACGGATCCGAATCATCTACTGATCTCGAAACCGGTTAATGCTTATCTTGAATCGCTTTTTTCAGAGCAAAAGTTTCGTTCTGGATCGATTGCAGCTGCACTTGAGGAGATGGAGCGCTTAGCTTCCGAAAAAGGTTTTCCGATTATAGGTCCGTTGGTGGGTCCGTCTCTTCGATCGCTTGCGCTTATGATTGGCGCAAACCGCATCTTTGAGTTTGGTAGTGGCTTTGGTTATTCGGCGCTATGGTTTGCTTCGGCCTTGGAGCACGAGGGGCAAGTGATTTGCACTGAAGGGGATGCCGACAATGTGCGTATGGCTGAAACTTTTCTAAAGAAAGCTGAATTGTGGCAGCGCATTGAGTATCATCAGGCTTGGGCGCAAGATGTTTTCAAAGAGCAGCAGGGCGAGTTTGATATCATCTATAACGATGCTGATAAGGGTGATTACCCAGAGATTTGGGAGCTTGCTCAACATAAACTACGCAAAGGTGGCTTGTACATTGCCGACAATTGTTTGTGGGCCGGCCGCGTTGCTCTGGATCAAGTAAGCAGCGATCCTGTCCCTGGTTGGACCGACGCCATCAAGGCTCACAACCAAGCCGTTGTAAGTCACCCCAACTTTGACACCTTCATGAACCCCGCCCGCGACGGCGTCCTCGTTGCTCGCAGACGATGA
- a CDS encoding STAS-like domain-containing protein has translation MYLVLIVKMPVDVKALILDFDRVHSVGQGCADEVFRVWHKRFPNIKLTAINMSEEVTFMIERARAFQFSI, from the coding sequence ATGTATTTAGTGCTGATCGTCAAGATGCCGGTTGACGTTAAAGCGCTCATTCTGGACTTTGACCGTGTGCATAGTGTCGGGCAGGGATGTGCTGATGAAGTGTTTCGCGTCTGGCACAAGCGTTTCCCAAACATCAAGCTCACCGCAATCAACATGTCCGAAGAAGTCACCTTCATGATCGAGCGAGCTCGCGCATTTCAGTTTTCGATCTAG
- a CDS encoding class I SAM-dependent methyltransferase, with protein MFNAEHDRAIIQEIAEALCPELPDKPTLVDLSKFVELAANWDRVHDLTAAKSPEALAEILCADAFVLARHPSLSQGFSVLDVGSGGGAPAIPLALLREDLKFTLYESRQKRVAFMRLAIGSLQIHERVKVIQGHLDPDAPQVSGMPFDLAMSRATFSLEQWMRTGLLMAPRVALFAVNDHDFAPVPEGYQASDLPYTLPISKAPRLIRVQYESGKQGLKSSIDD; from the coding sequence ATGTTTAATGCAGAACACGATCGAGCGATAATACAAGAGATAGCCGAGGCGCTTTGCCCTGAATTGCCCGATAAACCCACGCTTGTTGATCTCTCAAAGTTTGTTGAACTTGCTGCAAATTGGGATCGTGTGCACGATCTTACCGCGGCCAAAAGCCCAGAAGCACTTGCTGAAATCCTATGCGCCGATGCCTTTGTGCTCGCGCGGCATCCTTCTCTAAGCCAAGGCTTCTCTGTGCTTGATGTGGGTTCCGGCGGCGGAGCGCCTGCCATACCGCTTGCTTTATTGCGCGAGGATTTGAAGTTCACTCTTTATGAGAGCCGACAAAAACGCGTTGCCTTTATGCGTTTGGCGATCGGTTCGCTTCAGATCCATGAGCGCGTTAAAGTTATCCAAGGCCATCTCGATCCCGATGCACCACAAGTCAGCGGCATGCCTTTTGATCTCGCTATGTCGCGCGCTACTTTCTCGCTTGAGCAATGGATGCGAACAGGCCTCTTGATGGCTCCGCGCGTTGCGCTCTTTGCCGTCAACGATCACGATTTCGCTCCTGTGCCCGAGGGCTATCAAGCCAGTGATCTGCCCTACACCTTGCCCATTTCAAAAGCCCCCCGCCTGATCCGAGTGCAGTACGAGTCGGGGAAGCAGGGGCTGAAATCGTCAATTGACGATTAA
- a CDS encoding KH domain-containing protein codes for MVEQKQPALDGALIVDDDFEDDEGLGKPGQPGDGKAEQALEALGEILERMELEAEVSIRDDDDRVVLDISGEDTGRAIGRKGQTLDALQFLVNKIVNRFPEGRRHVVLDSGDYRDRHDQGLASMAKRQAKRALKKARWLRSSRCLHATDVSCIYRWLSSPA; via the coding sequence GTGGTAGAACAAAAACAGCCCGCACTTGATGGCGCACTAATTGTCGATGATGATTTTGAAGACGATGAAGGTTTAGGCAAACCTGGACAACCTGGCGACGGCAAGGCGGAACAAGCACTTGAAGCGCTGGGCGAAATCCTCGAACGCATGGAACTTGAAGCCGAAGTCAGTATTCGCGACGATGACGATCGCGTGGTGCTTGATATATCAGGTGAAGATACCGGACGTGCCATTGGCCGCAAAGGTCAGACGCTGGATGCGCTTCAGTTTTTGGTTAACAAAATTGTTAACCGTTTTCCAGAAGGCCGACGTCACGTGGTACTTGATTCCGGCGACTACCGTGACAGGCACGATCAAGGCCTCGCTTCGATGGCCAAACGCCAAGCCAAGCGCGCTCTGAAAAAGGCTCGGTGGTTACGCTCGAGCCGATGTCTCCACGCGACAGACGTGTCGTGCATCTATCGTTGGCTAAGTTCCCCGGCGTAA